The Trichomycterus rosablanca isolate fTriRos1 chromosome 17, fTriRos1.hap1, whole genome shotgun sequence DNA segment acagattaaagTAAGAGACAACTAAGTAACTATCACAAACCTATAGTACACTGTATAACTGTTTCATCTTGCAAAAAAGCTTTAGATAGCTTTCATAAAACTGAATGTGCTAACACAATGAACATTAGCAGGCAGCTGCTGTAAGGCATTGGGGCCTCTGCTGAGGCATGGTGCAAACACAGCAATCACCACAAAAGGCAACAGGCTTTCTCTCACTCACAGACGCTCACATCAGTTTATAATACCTCTGCACAAGGAATTAGGGCCGTTCTTTCCATCCCAATAAAAAGTCTTTCTGATTGCAATTtgaaacaggctaaacagacctaAAACCTCTAAACACTCCATTTTGTTCCATGCAAGTGTTTCGCAACAGAGAACAACCTGACATGTCAGTTCAAAAGAGATAATTATCATACTTCTCCAGTCTACAGAACTCCTTAAAACCATAAAGATCAATGTGGAAACATCTTACATACCTgttgcacagagagccacaaaAGTTTGTGCATGTTTGCGTAGTATCTGTTTGGCGCTCTGATGGATTGGCAGCTTGGTGAGGAAATGTTCAAAGAAGTCATGTGGAGTAACCGATGCTAGATCCCACTTTAGCTTATTTAGTACAAGTAGCTCCGTTTGCTGTAGGGAACACATCAAAGTGCAAGGGTTTAGCTAAAAAAGTTTTCAGAAGTCCATTTTTGGTAACTGAGCACTAAAACATCTGGCCTCTAGATAGTGCAATCTCTCAGTTCAATTTACCTGCTCCTGACTTACTCAGTTAAGGGCAAATTTTAAAATGATATCTgattttaatagcttttaagaAAATGTATCTTATTAATACGTTCTTTCTGTCTGCATGCATCCCATAGCCTGCTTAGTGCACTTATAACTCAGTAAAATCAGCAACAATGTGTACAAGTCTTGCAAACTGCGTTGTGATTGGTCAAATCTACAATTAACATGTAATTACCAATAATTCGCAGGGCCGGATGGAGTTGTCCGTATATATACATAGCTTCTCGGCTGTTAATGGTACTGTTTCCTTCATTTTGGAGGCCAAGAACATGCAGGCGGCTCCCAGCAGCTGTAGTTGGGTCTTTTTAGTGTGTTCGACAGACAGATATCTGTCCAAGTAATTCATAGCCAATGGGAAAACCTCTTCTTCACACTTCTGTTCTTCGCACACCTGAAAAGAAATTTAAATGAGTATACAGCACTTAAAGCATGGCCAAGAACAAATACTCTGACAGCTCTAAAAATACGCACTCGTATAActtgcaataaataaaaaacaataatttttTATGTAACCATTTGTCgtcatttaaatttattttaaacctttttttcatttaacatCGGATAGGAACGCAATAAAGAATATGTAATTTTAAAGGGATCATTAGGGATTAAACGTGGTATAAAgtatttatgtaattaatttacCAAGTTTTTTTTACGTTAATTGTTTGTATATATGCTGCAGTTAGCAGTAGATGCTAGTGGTTGTTGCTTCCTAATACACAAAGGTGGCGTCCGGAACGAGGTTTGCAGAGCCAATTTCTAGTTCGTCATCTtttcaaaaaatatttaaaaatattagaaaattGTTTTGACGCGTACAAATCATATGTAAATGTTCAGCCAAGTGTATTGTATCGatcaaaacaaagaaaaatcgCATCCGACAACGAAAAGTGATTCAAATGAATTTAATTTCACATGGAGTCCAGGGGCATGCGGTACATGCGGCTTTAAGAACCcgaacacatttcaaaaattaatataaattatactaGTCCAACAAATCGCACCAAAATCAGATGTAAATCCAAAGCAACTCATAAAGATTATAATCCGAATATTAAAGTTGGGATAATGTTCtcagaaattaataaaatatcttATTTTTAGTCCGACCTTCAGGGACGTCGTGCATGAGGCATAGCAAAACTGAAACAAAAGTTTTAACgcttaaatgttaataacagtTCTAGGAATCATCTTTAAATTATAGATATGACTAAAAGACCTAACATTAAGCAATTATATTCAAGAAATGACACTATTTAGATTAATTAGGAATTTTtaagatattaaaataacttctCCACACGACAGCAAAGATGGCGCATAATAGGCTACTGGCACGAGTGGGATTGCATACGTGTACATTGATATTAAATTGAAATAAATTcgtataaaatgcattttagctTACTTTAAGTTCAAACGAAACGAAGCACGCAAGTTCCAAAATGTTGTACACAATTCGATAAAGATGTTCGAGAGAAAACGAGAGGAAGAGCTCGGAAGATGATCTTGGGAACGTTACCTTCTCCAAGcagatttaaaaaagtaaaacatgtcATTTAGTAATAATTAGGGATTTATATCAAAAGGAAAAGATGACAACAAGAGGGAAATGTGTTGAAATATGTTGTTATTAAGGAATGGGCCTGGACTTGATCGGGTCCAAAGAGCATAAGGGACAAACATCTTGAGACAAAGTTGTGTAATGTAAGGAAAAAAGTCGGGTCGTAAGCTACAAACCTCTAGCATCCATGTGGCGACGATTTTCCTCATTTTGGGTACAATTTCTTTCTGCACgcatttaaaataattggaCGATGGGAGGTAGTTTTCCTCGGCTTtaagcaaagtgtgtaaaactcgGTCATTCAACAAGTTGGCATCGTGGTAAGCTCTTCTTATGGTATCCACCTCGCAGCAAAACAGCTGGTGCTCCATGGCTTCGGTGCTGCAGTCGGACTTTGGCACAGAGAAAGAAAAGttgaaaagggaaaaaaagcgCTGGTGGTTCGGCAGGACGGAGGATCGGAGGTTTGCACGGATGAAGCCGCTCTTGCTGCGTGCAGGTCTCTGAACAAATGAGCCGCCGCCGCTCCGCCTGACTAAACTCCCTTTCTCAGCTACAGCGTGTGACGTGCACTGTTGTTAAGGGGAAGATGAAAGCAACCAGCAGCGGCCCCAGTGTTTGCGCGCGCGTGTGCgggtgtgtaagagagagagagagagagagagagacgctgtCTGCTTCAGCACAGAGATAATTCTTAAATGACTTTTTGCAGCCCATGGGAGGTCCTTTTTACCCCGGATGGCGAACGGTTATGGGCTGGGGGGGTGAAAACCAGGGGGAAGGCACCAGAGGAGGAGGCCTTTTTCTAAACAGGGGGCAGAAACGCTGTTTGGTGGGTATCAAAAAAGTATGGCAAGActtgtggtctgatgtgcatGGGCAGTGATTGGTAGGGGGCGGTATAGCAGGCGAATTTCTCTACCTTTTCTTTTAGAAAGTCTGCTAACTCCTATCAAAGAGCTACAACTAAATTTCATTCTAGTTTAGCTCCAAACTTTTCGGTTATAAGTTCAAAACATCACAATGCTTTTAGGCATGCaacaaaatgtcatttaattaaatattttgaaCGCTGTGAGGAGTGTGTtccttgttttatttgttttaaatagatagatagatagatagatagatagatagatagatagatagatagatagataactttgttaatcccatagggaaagtcacttattacagcagctccagtacattaaagtaaaagtattaaagtacagagaattaaagtacaaaagtataaaagtacatagaattaagtacacaagtaatgttgtacacacgatgtaattgaataaatagaataaaaaataataaaccaatACACACAATAAAAGTGCAAATGGCTTTGTAATTTAggccaaaaacaaaaaatgtgtttaGACATTGAAAAGTGACTTGTGGTATTTCAGCTATTGTATTTATGTAAGAAACTACATACTTTCTAAACAATAAATACTACCTTTATGATTCATACTTCACTAAATGTACTTTACTTACACATTCGTTTTGTGTTTATACTGCACCTTTAAAGAACAATGCATATTATTACTTTAACAACTCCATTCGTGCTTTAATCATAACCATTAAAAACGTTTGTAAAAAGTTTTGAAATGTTCCTTTGTTGCACATAAGGAAGAGGAGGAAACAGAAGTGAGCCTAAACCAATGAGGGGAAAGTTCAGTTGTCAGGCAGATCTGCGGTACAAGCCTTTCATCTGACCGCATTCCTTTCAATGTCTTTACTAATAGTGAAAAATTCAATCATTAAAACGTATCAGACCTATTACTTATCACAACATGTGTCGCTTCCCATATTCCAAAGTAAAATACCTAAAATCGCTTAAATTGCTTATATTGGGTGTTTATTTGGGAAACTTTGACAGTACAACCTGTGTGGTGTTAATAGTTTTGCTCATACAGGGGCGCTCTCACTTTAAAGACCTCAGTACTGTTGCTGCTCGATGAACTGGAGCCCTGCAAATTCCTTACATTCCTGCTACTTTTAATACCACGTAGCATCTAATATACACGCACTCAAAATTACCTGTTGCTGTTAACATCcacatttctaataataaaaaaaacttggtAAGAACAGACGAAGTGTTTCCACAACTTAGTATTTAACTGTATTTCCCCCCAAAATGGTTGGAGTACATAGAACAaacttttaaaatgaaaattcaAGCAAATGTTTACtagcacatttttaataaactaaGTTATTTTCACGAAGTTGATTAAAATTGTAGTTTACTGAAATTGTAAAAACAAAAGCTTGCTTTATTCACAAGGACTAGACAAAGATTTTTGTCTAGtgatacatttaaattatttatataaacatgcttattgtacatatatatatatatatatatatatatatatatatatatatatatatatataacatattttttattgtgtactTACTTAATCTACTTCATTTTGTttatctttttgtttgtttgttttattaggattttacactttggttacattcataataggaacggtagttattcattacacaagattcatcagttcacaaggttatatcaaacacagtcacgggcaattttggatctccaatttaccttacttgcatgtctttggacggttggaggaaaccggagcacccggagtaaacccacgcagacacgaagagaacatgcaaactccacacagaaaggacccggaccaccccacctggggatcgaaccccatcgaacccttcttgctgtgaggctacagtgaaatacttttatcttttttatttttgttaatgaCTTTACGACACATTGTATGATAAAGTTGCTAAGtgagttttttttctcttataCTTCTATGTAGATACATAATGTATGTGTGACTACATTTAGTTATTTGTGTGTTACTTTATACTGTGTTACTTtgtatattgttttaaaaaccaCTCTGCACAAGCTGTATTTTGTTTGAAAGAGTTTTTATTCACAGGTATTTGAGGACAAACACACTTGTAGATTAATGTCTTTATTggatttattcatgtttatatTACGTTTAGTGCATACGCATTTCCAGTTTATTAAAAACTTACCTGTTAAAGTGGTTCAGAGAATCAGGAGCTGTTACAGCTATATTCAAGTCTTTGTTGATTGAGAAGccatgtgagtttgtgtgtgcgcTATTTCTATGATTAGTACGGTAAATTAACAGGAAGTTTAAAGGTCTTGCACATGCTCCGTTCAGCACAGACGACTCTTACTTCATCCAACATATCCTAGTCACTATtattttagtgagtaaaacgtttaaaagacaaaaagcttaaaaaaagcttttaaaagctttttatttcttcagtaatgatcagtgtataaaaagAAAAGTGCAATAGACTTACGAATCACTTATGTTCTTAAGAAAACATTGAAAGTCATGTTTAATGGGTTAAAATGACTGTAAATTGAGTGATTCAGTCATTGTGATGAAGTGAGCATGAGTTTTAATAGTTACCCAACATTACTAAGGTCACGTGACTAATATCATTAACAGAATTGTGGTAAGGTTTTAGCAGCATTATATAAAAATGATTTGTATGAGTGCATTAAATGGTTTCattaattgtaaatgtaaatttagaaACACCTTAATCCATATCTAAAAATAAGTATTTCAGAGATAGCCTAATTCATTAAGAAAAAATCGTGTATTGCAAAACAGTCTGTTAAATCAAGTGGATATTAAGGCGGTCTGTCCTCAAATCACTTTACATAATCCCATGGCaaataaaaaagcttaaagACTTTTTTTATAGTTATATCTAGTATATAGTTTATATCTAGTGACAATGTGCCTATTACTATTAGTACTGTAGTATTAcacaacatggccaaaagttcTTGATGATGCAAGACTTGTCATGTAGCAAAGTGGTTTGTGAGAGTGAACAAATGAACGTATACATACTGCATTTAAAGCTACTGATATTtgcatgttaaaatgttaaTCCCTTGATGGGGCACAAAAGGTATTAAGATGGGCTTTATTGTTTGTAGTTTTTGGTTTATTGTGTCATTTaggatggcacggtggcacagcaggtaatGTTGATAGTGCACAGCTTGAGTGACTGATGTTTGATCCCCACCGCTGATTACTTCTctctatatttataaaaaacatttaggtATTAGAAGGAACATGTAAAGTATTTTGTGTAACATAGTTGTGCTTCTCAGGTCATTGCCTGCTTGCCTGTAATGACACATGAAAGAGTCCTGTACTAATGACATATTACTACAAAATTATGACATAGTAATATAGTTACTTTTACTGTTAAATGAACACAATGAACTGTTGCAGTTAGTATTATGACATGAAACTTCTTTGACCATCGGTGTGATTCTGTTAATAAAATGCTTAATAACCTATGCTATAAagccagtttgtttgttttttacctgGTGAAACTACTATTTACCAACTGATTTGTTACTGTGTCATAAAACATGACTACACAGGAATTCTAGATTATAACAATCAGTATAACATGATTTGTGCTGCTACACACTTGTACACTtgtttaaagtttgtaatttcaTAAGAACTCTTGTAAAAGTgcagtaaaaattatttaaacggTGAGGACTAGTGATAAGGCGGAGACACAGATAGTCTCtattaaaatgatattttaaaTAGACATACAAACCTGTGTTCAATGTAAGGACAAGAGCATAATAAATAACTCTCTCTGTATACCCAGGGGCAAGTGGCTGTATTAAAACCAGGACAGAGCAGAGATTAAGAAACAAAAGGACAAAGCGTGGTCCTCGTTTCAAACAGGGTGTTGGTCTAATTGCTGCTGAATGCCCCTCTGCTCCCCCAGCACAGTTTTAGCACCATTTCAGTTGAAGTTCTGCACCACTTTCTAAATTTCCATTTTCATGTTAAtgaaagtattcactca contains these protein-coding regions:
- the ccnd1 gene encoding G1/S-specific cyclin-D1; this encodes MEHQLFCCEVDTIRRAYHDANLLNDRVLHTLLKAEENYLPSSNYFKCVQKEIVPKMRKIVATWMLEVCEEQKCEEEVFPLAMNYLDRYLSVEHTKKTQLQLLGAACMFLASKMKETVPLTAEKLCIYTDNSIRPCELLQTELLVLNKLKWDLASVTPHDFFEHFLTKLPIHQSAKQILRKHAQTFVALCATDVNFIASPPSMIAAGSVAAAVQGLYLKGSDNSLSSQNLTNFLSQVIRSDPDCLRSCQEQIESLLESSLRQAQQQSISTESKRVEEDVDLSCTPTDVRDINI